CTATGGTGAAGATTTGATTTTAAGATCCGTTTGGAATACAGGAAATGGTACAGGGTGTACAGTTGAACCTTCGTTGTCAGAGACGAATAAATATGCGGGACAATATGGTTTGGAATTCAAGTATAAACTTATTGCAGGCGGATATGCTGGAGTAGTTAAAACTATAGAAACGGACTGGTCCAGCAAGAATGCATTGCAGTTATGGATATTGCCTGATGGCAAGAAGCAAAAAGTCGTTATCCAGGTTCAATCTGCAGGAGAGGCTTTTGAAGTATACCTTAATGAATATCCTGAATTTAATGGTTCAACAGAACCTATGCTTGTGACGATTCCGTTTTCAAGTTTTGCAGGAAGAGACAATAAAAATGCTATTTTTGATCCGAGTAATATTCAAAGTTTTGGGTTATGGTGTAATGCTATTTTGCCTGAAGGGGCAGATAGTCAGATATTTGTGCTGGAATCTGTGATATATTATGATGAGATTAAAGCAGTTACTTCTGATGTAGCAAAAGTTACCTTTACTCCAATAAATTAAAATATTTACGTATATGAAGAAATAGTTCCTTGTCTAAAATGATAGACAAGGAATTATTTTGTTTAATTGATAAATAAATTAAATTTAGCTTGATTCAATTGCTAAATTAGCTTGATTTAATGATTAGAGTAAGTTAGAATATAGTAAAACAGGATTCTTATTCGAAATTTTAAGTAAGAATTATTTTGGATTGTTTTATAAAAAATGTATTCTTATTTTAGATTCTATGGATTATGCAATAAAGGAGATAATGTATGGCTAAATCAGTGAGATTAATAGATATCGCCAAGAAATTAGGAGTTAGCAATGTAACGGTTTCTAAAGCTTTAGCAGATAAAGACGGCGTAAGTGAAGAAATGCGGCAGAAAATTAAGGCCTTGGCGGCAGAGATGGGATATAAACCAGCATCTGTGTCAAAACCTAAAACAGGCACTGGAAACATAGGAGTCCTTATTCCTTCTCGGTTTATTGAGAAAGCTGGGTCATTTTATTGGACTATGTATGAGGAAGTTATTACGAAATTGAGTGCCAATGGCTATTATGGCATTATAGAAAAATTAACTCAGGAAGACGAGGATTCCAAAAAACTTCCTAAGATGATACAGGATCATAAAGTGGATGGAGTAATTATTATTGGTCAGACAAAGGATAGGTATTTGGATTTTCTCTGGAATTCAGGGACTGTTCCAATTATGTGTATGGATCATTATAATACCCACATGGAGTATGATACAGTGATTTCAGATGGTTACTATGGAATGTACGTTTTGACGAATTACTTAATAAAAATGGGTCACAAAGATATTGCTTTTGTAGGAACTCCTCTTGCGACGAGCAGTATTACAGACAGATATTTTGGTTATCAAAAAGCTTTGCTTGAAAATGGAATAAAGTTGAGAGAGGAATGGATTATACCGGATAGAGTCAGAGAAACGAATATATGCTTTGAAATAACTTTACCAGAAAAGATGCCTACTGCTTTTGCCTGTAATTCTGATTTTACTGCCAGTATGCTCATTAAAAAATTAGTGGAAAAAGGATTATCAGTTCCCAAAGATGTATCTGTAGTTGGATTTGATGATTATCTCTTCCCTAATGTGACGGATTTAAAGATAACATCCTATGCTGTGGACATGGATAAAATGGCAGGTTTATGTGTGAAGACATTACTTAAAAAAATAAAAGGAAAAGATTATGTTAAAGGCGTTCAGATTGTAACGGGTCATATGGTTATAAAAGAAAGTGTAAAAAACTTGAATGCAAGAAATAGCAGAGAAAGTTAATCCTAACGTTCTCTGCTATTTTTTTGTTTGTCTGTATAACATGGATTTTATTCTTCCAGGTACTGTATTGCATTTGAACGGCAAAGTTTTCGGTAATGCATAGGAGTAACGCCTGTGGATTTTTTGAAAAGATTGATAAAGTGATTAATATTTTCTATGCCAACTTTTAATGCAATTTCATTAATAGTATCATCAGTATTTCTAAGAAAAGATTTTGCAGCTGAAATTCTCTGCAGAATTAAATAGTTGATCGGAGAATGATTTAAAAATTTTGTAAAATCACGAATAAGTTTATATTTACTGATGTGATATTGTTTCGCAAGTTCTTCTAAATTGTACTGCTCTCTGTATTTTTCATCGAATAATTTTTTTATTTCTAAAATATAGGCTGGTATTTTATTTAAACGGTCCAAATCCTTTTCTTTTGAAACAATTAATTGTGTGAGTAAATCAGTTATCAGTTTGGAAGCGATCATCTCCTGGGTCTCTGTAATAGATGTATAGCATTCAAATATTTTTTTAACGATAGAAATGAGACTGATATCTGAAATATTAGGGCATACAACGTAATCATCCTGATGATACAGCTTGTAATAGGCCAAGAGACTTGGACCATTAATAAACAGAGCTTTGAAATGCCAATGCTTTAATTTTTGTGCACTTAATACAGAGTAATTATTACAGTCAAAGAAGGCAAAGGAATCAGGATTTAAAATATATGTTTTCTCTTTATAGTTTAATTGCCCCTGACCTTCTACAGTATGCAATAAGCAATACATATCGAGAGGCTGCAACGCCAGATAAAATGGAAATGTAACGAAAGTATTTATTAATAATTTGGCAAAATACCAATGCTTTTCTGCAAAAGGAGAAACATCGATTAATTGCAAAAGATTTTGATCTATGGTGTGAGAGGTTAAATTTGAATGTTCTTTGAGGTAATTGATTAAGTTTTGAAAATAATCTTCAAACATATTGACTCCTCTTTCAGATTTATAGTGTTGATTATATTATATTTTTTTATTGAGCATCAATCAAGTTAATTTAACTTAATTATCATAAATTAAATTTGTTAAATAAAGATAAGTATATATATCAAAAAAGGGAAAACAAGACATAGGTAGATTGAATAGACACAAAAAAATTAATTAAACTTGCTGTTTTTAAACTATTAATCCTAAGGGATATACACAAACACAATAGTGAATAAAAGAGAAAAGTTGGTCAAAATATATAAAGTGTGCAATATAGTATGATAATTTGCAATATAATAGGATGTATTTTTTTAAGTAATGTTTTATACTAATTAAGTAATAATTAAGTTAAAAACGGGAGGTAAAAATTATGAAGCTGAAAAAATTTTTAAGTTTGCTTCTGGTGACAGGAATGGTTATCTCAACAGTTGCATGCAGCGGAAATGGACAAAATACAACATCAGATACGGCTGAACAATCAAAAGTGACAGAAGATGGTAAGCAACAGAGTGGAGAATCAGAAGTTCCAGCGATTTATGACATCAAATTAGGCGAAGATTTTAAAGATTTAAAAGCAGATATTCATGTTTTAACGGACAGGACAGATATTGCAGACACTGTTTATGCAGGTTATGCAGAAGAATTTAAAAAGTTATATCCCAACATTAATGTTGAATATGAGGCTATAACAGACTACGCAGAAGCCGTTACGCTTCGTTTAACAACAGGAGACTGGGGAGATATTTGCTTTGTTCCGACATCAGTAGATAAAGATGAGTTCCCCAATTATTTTATTTCTTTTGGTGATGCGGACAAAATTTCTGAGCTTTATAATTTCGCAAGTAGATATCGTTATGACGGACAGATTTATGCAATTCCAAATGGCGGAAATGCTCAGGGGATAGTGTATAACAAAAAAGTTTTTGAAAAAGCAGGGATTACAGAGATGCCAAAAACACCGGATGAATTCTTGGATGCCTTGCAAAAAATTAAAGACAATACGGACGCTGTTCCAATGTATTCAAATTTCGCAGCAAAATGGACAATGGGAGCCTGGGATGCTTATATCGGAGGATCTGCTACAGGAGATCCGGACTTTATGAATAAACTTCCACATCTAAGAAACCCATTTTCAAAAAGAGAAGATATGACAGGTCCATATGCCGTTTATTATGTTTTATATGAAGCAACAAAAAGAGGGCTTATTGAAGATGACCCATCTACAAGTGACTGGGAAAGCAGTAAGGGTATGATGAACAGAGGTGAAATCGGAACAATGGTTCTTGGCTCCTGGGCTGTAAAACAAATGCAGGAAGCAGGAGACAATCCCGATGATGTAGGCTATATGCCATTCCCTATTACGGTTAACGGAAAGCAGTACGCTACTGCAGGAGGAAATTATGCATATGGCATCAATAAAGACATTTCTAAAGAAAGACAAATTGCTTCTCTGATTTATGTCAAATGGTTGCTTGAAATGTCACCCATATTTGAAGATGAAGGAAGTATTCCGGCACTTAAGAATGCACCTATGCCAAGTGTGCTTGACTCTTTTAAAGGAGTAGAATTTGTAATTGATAACCCACCAAAAGAAGGAGAAGAAACATTGTTTGATGATGTGAACAATGAATCCGAAATTGGAATCAACAATAACGACTACAAAGTTTGCCAAATTCTGGAACATGCTTTGTATGGCACCAAATCTTTTGATGACATTATGAATGAATGGAACGAAAAATGGTCCAAGGCTCAGGAAAAACTGAATGTTGAAGTTTACCAATAACAGACTTCAGGAGAGGACAAATACATGAGTCAGAGGCTGCTTCTGACTCATGTTTATAATAGGAGGGGCATTATGGAGCAAAAAGACGTGAGTGAATTGGTTGTAAAAAAAACATTTAGTTTTAAAAAGTGGATCAAGAGTATGGAAGCACAACGTATATTGGTCATCGTAACTTTTATGTTTGTGCCATTGCTGCTTCTCATTGTTTTTACTTATCTTCCTTTTTTTAAAATGGTCCAATTCAGCTTTTATGACATGAAATATATTGGTGCAAGAAAATGGGTAGGTCTGCAAAATTATATAGATGTTTTTAAACGGGACGATTGCTTTAAAGCATTGAGCTTAAGCCTTTATTATATAGGAGGAGCTTTTGTTCAGTTAGTTTTGGCCTTATATTTTGCGACAATTTTAAGTTTTAAAACCAGAGGAGCGTCTTTCTTTAAAGGAGCAATGTTTTTTCCGTATTTGGTTTGTGGTATAGCTGTTGGTTTTATTTTTAGATTCTTTTATACAAGAGGATATGTATTGGACACCATTCTGACATGGATTGGATTTGATTTGGAAAGTTTACCGTATTGGTTAAAAGACACACGGATTAATAATATATCCCTGGTAGCTACATCTGTCTGGAGATATTTAGGACAGAATATGGTTCTTTTCCATGGTGCGATCATGTCTGTGGATAAAGAAATGTACGAAGCAGCAGATCTGGATGGAGCTAATAAATGGCAAAGATTCAGATACATTATTTTACCAAGTATTAAGACCATTGTTGTATTAAATATGATTCTCTCCATTAGCGGATCATTGAGTGCATTTGAGCCGCCTTATGTTATTACCAATGGTACCATGGGAACAGGTACGTATTTCGTAATTATGCACAGAATTGCCCATGAAAATCAGAAAGTAGGTTTGGCTTCTGCTATGGCGGTTGTGCTTTTCGGAATTATTATTTTATGTACTATAGTGCAAAAGCTCGTTATTAATTGGCTATTTACCGACGGAGATGAAGATGAAAGCAAGGCAGCCAAAAAACAGAAAAAGTTCAGTTTTCTAGAGGTGCAAAAAGGGGTAGAGAGATGAGTGCTATGAAAAAATTTGAAAAATATTTATTGGGATTTTTAAAATATGCCTCTTTGTGCTTGGGTGTATTTTTCACGACGATTCCTGTAATTGTTTGTATTTTCACTGCTTTTAAAACGGAAAAAGAGTATGCATCGACGAATGTTATGACGTTTCCAAAGAGTTGGACTAACTTTGAAAATTTTATTGTTGCATGGAAAAAAGCCAATATGTTGGTAGCGTTCAGGAATACATTCATCGTATTAATTGTTGTACTTACAGGGTCTGTTTTGATTGGAGCCATGCTTGCATATATATTAAGCCGATTTAAATTTCGTGGAAATGGATTGATAAGAAATCTGTTTTTGTTTGCAACATTAATTCCAGGAATCGCAACGCAGGTTACTGTATATGAAATTATGTACGGCTTAGGACTGATCAATAAATTATATGGATACATTATTGTTATGTTAGGAACAGATGTTATTTCCATATATATATTCATCCAATTTTTTGAGAACATCCCTAAGTCTTTGGATGAATCTGCCATTGTAGACGGATGCAGTTATTTTGGAATATTTTTTAAAATTTTATTTCCTCTTTTAAGACCTGCTATTGTTACAGTTATGATTTTAAAAGGAGTAGGTGTTTACAATGAATATTATATGGCTAATTTATACCTGCATTCCAAAGAACTTGTAACCGTATCCACTTCCCTATATATATTTACCGGACCTTATGGAAACCAATATAACTACATTACTGCAGGTGTACTGATTACAATGTTACCGGCACTTATTATATTTATTCTGTGTCAGAAACAAATTTACAGTGGATTAACGATGGGTGCTGTAAAAGGATAAAATGATTATGTTTGAAAAGGAGAGCTAAGAAAATATGAATGACGTGAAATTAATCTGCCCACAGGTAAAAAATATGCCATGGCAAGATCCCCCTGAGAAAATCCTTAATGCTCCGTTTTGGAGATATAAAAGTAATCCTATTATAGGAAGAAATCCAGTAAAAAATGTAGCCAGAATCTTTAATAGTGCAGTAATACCCTATGAAGATGCATTTATTGGTGTTTTTCGTGGTGAACAAGTAAATGGAATTCCACACATTTACTTGGGAAGAAGCAAAGATGGAATACATTGGGAATTTGAAGAAGAAAAAATTCTGTTTGAAGATGAAGATGGAAATCCATTTATGCCAAGATACGCCTATGATCCACGACTGGTTAAAGTAGAAGATACTTATTATCTGATTTGGTGTCAGGATTTTTATGGTGCAGCGATTGGTATGGCAAAAACAAAAGACTTTAAAAAATTTGTAAGAATTGAAAATCCATTTCTTCCTTTTAATCGTAATGCGGTATTATTCCCACGAAAAATCAACGGTAATTTTGTAATGCTCAGCCGACCCAGTGACAGTGGCCATACACCCTTTGGTGATATTTTTGTGAGTGAAAGTCCTGATATGGTTTATTGGGGCAAACACCGTCATGTTATGTCAAAAGGAGAAGAATGGTGGCAGTCTCTAAAGATTGGAGGTGGGGCGGCTCCTATTGAAACGACTGAAGGATGGTTATTATTCTACCATGGAGTTACTGGTACTTGTAACGGCTATGTGTACAGCATGGGTGGTGCAATATTAGATATTAACCAGCCTTCTGTTGTAAAATACAGATGTGAAAATTTCTTGCTGACCCCGGAAGAGTGGTATGAAGAGCAGGGTTTTGTACCGAATGTTGTTTTTCCTTGTGCAACGATTTGTGATGGAGAGACAGGAAGAATTGCCATTTACTACGGAGCAGCAGACAGTTATGTTGGTTTAGCATTTACTACAGCAGACCAAATTGTCAAATATATTAAAGAACATAGCGTTTTAAGAAAAACGGATACAGAAATCGGCAGAAGATAGAGAAGAAAGATGGAATAAAACCATATGATTCGTTTCAAGGTGAAACGAATCATATTTATATTTACGTAAAAAAGGATTGAACTGGAAAAGGAGATGGATATATGGGTATAACGTATTATGAAAAAGACAGAGTGTTTAAATTAGACACCCCATCCACCACTTATTTAATAGGAATTGTAGATGATGAAAATTTTGTAGGACATATGTACTACGGCAAAAGAATTGAAGATCACAGGCTTTATCATTTAATGCGTATTGATGAACCCCCTTATGTACCTTCTAAAAACAACAGGGACAGAGTTTCTTTTTTGGACAGTTTTCCAATGGAATATCCAACCCATGGTCTTGGAGATTTTAGAGAAGATTGTTTGCAGGTGCGTACAAAAGAAGGGCATACTGCGGTTTCCCTTTCTTATGTTTCCCATAACATTTATAAAGGAAAAACCAAATTAGAGAAATTGCCAGCTACCTTTGGGAATGCAGATCAATGTACAACACTGGAATTAGTTTGCAGAGATTTTGTTTTAAATCTGGAAGTTGTGCTAATCTACACAACCTTTGAAGATGTGGATGCCATAACAAGAAGCGTAAAAATTAGAAATTGCAATAAGGAGGATATCTTTCTTACCAAAGTACTTTCTTCCTGTGTGGATTTCGACAATATGGATTTTGATATGATTACACTTCATGGTTCCTGGGCAAGGGAACGACACGTGCAAAGAAAAAAGATTGGGTATGGGAAGCAAAGTACTTCTTCCGTTCGAGGGGAATCCAGCCACCAAGATCATCCGTTTATTGCACTGGCAACTCCAAATACCACAGAAGATACAGGAGAAGTGTATGGATTCCATTTTGTATACTCCGGGAATTTTATTGCACAGGCAGAATTGACTCAATTTGATACAGTACGGACAGTTATAGGAATACATCCAATGGATTTTTCCTGGAGATTAAGAGAAGGGGAAGTTTTCACAGCCCCTGAAGTTGTTCTGGTATATTCTGATACCGGTATTGGAGGGATGACAAGAACTTTCCATGACTTATACCGCAATCATCTGATTCGTGGAAAATTCAAAGACAAAAAACGTCCAGTCTTAATCAATAATTGGGAAGCCACCTATTTTGATTTTGATACAGAAAAACTCCTTAGCATTGCAAGAGAAGCTTCAAAGCTGGGAATAGAGATGTTGGTAATGGATGATGGATGGTTTGGCAACAGAAACAGCGATAACTCTTCATTGGGAGACTGGGTAGTTAATGAAAATAAGATTAAGGGTGGAATTAAATATTTAGTGGATGAAGTCAATAAATTAGGCATGGAATTCGGCATTTGGTTTGAACCAGAAATGATTTCACCAGATTCAGATTTATATCGATCACATCCCGACTGGGCT
This region of Defluviitalea raffinosedens genomic DNA includes:
- a CDS encoding carbohydrate ABC transporter permease translates to MSAMKKFEKYLLGFLKYASLCLGVFFTTIPVIVCIFTAFKTEKEYASTNVMTFPKSWTNFENFIVAWKKANMLVAFRNTFIVLIVVLTGSVLIGAMLAYILSRFKFRGNGLIRNLFLFATLIPGIATQVTVYEIMYGLGLINKLYGYIIVMLGTDVISIYIFIQFFENIPKSLDESAIVDGCSYFGIFFKILFPLLRPAIVTVMILKGVGVYNEYYMANLYLHSKELVTVSTSLYIFTGPYGNQYNYITAGVLITMLPALIIFILCQKQIYSGLTMGAVKG
- a CDS encoding alpha-galactosidase, giving the protein MGITYYEKDRVFKLDTPSTTYLIGIVDDENFVGHMYYGKRIEDHRLYHLMRIDEPPYVPSKNNRDRVSFLDSFPMEYPTHGLGDFREDCLQVRTKEGHTAVSLSYVSHNIYKGKTKLEKLPATFGNADQCTTLELVCRDFVLNLEVVLIYTTFEDVDAITRSVKIRNCNKEDIFLTKVLSSCVDFDNMDFDMITLHGSWARERHVQRKKIGYGKQSTSSVRGESSHQDHPFIALATPNTTEDTGEVYGFHFVYSGNFIAQAELTQFDTVRTVIGIHPMDFSWRLREGEVFTAPEVVLVYSDTGIGGMTRTFHDLYRNHLIRGKFKDKKRPVLINNWEATYFDFDTEKLLSIAREASKLGIEMLVMDDGWFGNRNSDNSSLGDWVVNENKIKGGIKYLVDEVNKLGMEFGIWFEPEMISPDSDLYRSHPDWAIQIPGRTGSLCRNQYVLDLSREEVRDYVYESLRKILKSANITYVKWDMNRQLTDMGSFKLDAESQGELYHRYVLGVYELQERLITEFPHVLLENCSGGGARFDPGMLYYSPQIWASDDTDAIERLKIQQGTAMLYPLSAIGAHVSDCPNHIVGRNTPFQTRGYVALAGTFGYELDITKISQEDREMIPKQIEMYHKYNDLIRTGDYYRIANYAENHQYDCWQVVSKDKNETLITYIQVLARPNHHSRRIRLKGLDKKKMYRIEGTNEIYSGAALMYAGINIEGLRGDYQGKLIHLVAQ
- a CDS encoding glycoside hydrolase family 130 protein, whose translation is MNDVKLICPQVKNMPWQDPPEKILNAPFWRYKSNPIIGRNPVKNVARIFNSAVIPYEDAFIGVFRGEQVNGIPHIYLGRSKDGIHWEFEEEKILFEDEDGNPFMPRYAYDPRLVKVEDTYYLIWCQDFYGAAIGMAKTKDFKKFVRIENPFLPFNRNAVLFPRKINGNFVMLSRPSDSGHTPFGDIFVSESPDMVYWGKHRHVMSKGEEWWQSLKIGGGAAPIETTEGWLLFYHGVTGTCNGYVYSMGGAILDINQPSVVKYRCENFLLTPEEWYEEQGFVPNVVFPCATICDGETGRIAIYYGAADSYVGLAFTTADQIVKYIKEHSVLRKTDTEIGRR
- a CDS encoding ABC transporter substrate-binding protein; translated protein: MKLKKFLSLLLVTGMVISTVACSGNGQNTTSDTAEQSKVTEDGKQQSGESEVPAIYDIKLGEDFKDLKADIHVLTDRTDIADTVYAGYAEEFKKLYPNINVEYEAITDYAEAVTLRLTTGDWGDICFVPTSVDKDEFPNYFISFGDADKISELYNFASRYRYDGQIYAIPNGGNAQGIVYNKKVFEKAGITEMPKTPDEFLDALQKIKDNTDAVPMYSNFAAKWTMGAWDAYIGGSATGDPDFMNKLPHLRNPFSKREDMTGPYAVYYVLYEATKRGLIEDDPSTSDWESSKGMMNRGEIGTMVLGSWAVKQMQEAGDNPDDVGYMPFPITVNGKQYATAGGNYAYGINKDISKERQIASLIYVKWLLEMSPIFEDEGSIPALKNAPMPSVLDSFKGVEFVIDNPPKEGEETLFDDVNNESEIGINNNDYKVCQILEHALYGTKSFDDIMNEWNEKWSKAQEKLNVEVYQ
- a CDS encoding LacI family DNA-binding transcriptional regulator, whose amino-acid sequence is MAKSVRLIDIAKKLGVSNVTVSKALADKDGVSEEMRQKIKALAAEMGYKPASVSKPKTGTGNIGVLIPSRFIEKAGSFYWTMYEEVITKLSANGYYGIIEKLTQEDEDSKKLPKMIQDHKVDGVIIIGQTKDRYLDFLWNSGTVPIMCMDHYNTHMEYDTVISDGYYGMYVLTNYLIKMGHKDIAFVGTPLATSSITDRYFGYQKALLENGIKLREEWIIPDRVRETNICFEITLPEKMPTAFACNSDFTASMLIKKLVEKGLSVPKDVSVVGFDDYLFPNVTDLKITSYAVDMDKMAGLCVKTLLKKIKGKDYVKGVQIVTGHMVIKESVKNLNARNSRES
- a CDS encoding carbohydrate ABC transporter permease, translating into MEQKDVSELVVKKTFSFKKWIKSMEAQRILVIVTFMFVPLLLLIVFTYLPFFKMVQFSFYDMKYIGARKWVGLQNYIDVFKRDDCFKALSLSLYYIGGAFVQLVLALYFATILSFKTRGASFFKGAMFFPYLVCGIAVGFIFRFFYTRGYVLDTILTWIGFDLESLPYWLKDTRINNISLVATSVWRYLGQNMVLFHGAIMSVDKEMYEAADLDGANKWQRFRYIILPSIKTIVVLNMILSISGSLSAFEPPYVITNGTMGTGTYFVIMHRIAHENQKVGLASAMAVVLFGIIILCTIVQKLVINWLFTDGDEDESKAAKKQKKFSFLEVQKGVER
- a CDS encoding AraC family transcriptional regulator, translated to MFEDYFQNLINYLKEHSNLTSHTIDQNLLQLIDVSPFAEKHWYFAKLLINTFVTFPFYLALQPLDMYCLLHTVEGQGQLNYKEKTYILNPDSFAFFDCNNYSVLSAQKLKHWHFKALFINGPSLLAYYKLYHQDDYVVCPNISDISLISIVKKIFECYTSITETQEMIASKLITDLLTQLIVSKEKDLDRLNKIPAYILEIKKLFDEKYREQYNLEELAKQYHISKYKLIRDFTKFLNHSPINYLILQRISAAKSFLRNTDDTINEIALKVGIENINHFINLFKKSTGVTPMHYRKLCRSNAIQYLEE